A section of the Leminorella richardii genome encodes:
- the metK gene encoding methionine adenosyltransferase, whose amino-acid sequence MAQHLFTSESVSEGHPDKIADQISDAVLDAILEQDPKARVACETYIKTGMVLVGGEITTSAWVDIEELTRRTVCDIGYTHSDMGFDANSCAVLSAIGKQSPDINQGVDRRDPLEQGAGDQGIMFGYATNETDVLMPAPITYAHRLMERQALVRKNGTLPWLRPDAKSQVTFLYDNGKITGIDAVVLSTQHAEHIDQTTLKEAVMEEIVKPVLPEEWLTANTKYFINPTGRFVIGGPMGDCGLTGRKIIVDTYGGAARHGGGAFSGKDPSKVDRSAAYAARYVAKNIVAAGLADRCEIQVSYAIGVAEPTSIMLETFGTEKIPHDRLTQLVREHFDLRPYGLISMLDLIQPIYKQTAAYGHFGREQFPWEKVDRATILREAAGLK is encoded by the coding sequence ATGGCTCAACATCTGTTTACTTCCGAATCCGTATCTGAAGGCCATCCTGACAAGATCGCCGACCAAATTTCCGACGCCGTCCTTGACGCTATCCTCGAGCAGGATCCCAAAGCGCGCGTTGCCTGTGAAACCTACATTAAGACCGGCATGGTGTTGGTAGGCGGTGAAATCACCACATCCGCCTGGGTCGACATTGAAGAGCTGACCCGCCGCACTGTTTGCGATATCGGCTACACCCACTCGGATATGGGCTTTGACGCCAATTCCTGTGCCGTACTGAGCGCTATCGGAAAGCAGTCACCGGATATCAATCAGGGCGTTGACCGTCGCGATCCTCTTGAACAAGGCGCTGGCGATCAGGGCATCATGTTTGGCTACGCGACCAACGAAACCGACGTTTTGATGCCTGCGCCAATTACCTATGCCCATCGGCTGATGGAACGCCAAGCGCTCGTTCGTAAAAACGGCACTCTGCCGTGGCTGCGCCCGGACGCTAAAAGTCAGGTAACGTTCCTGTACGACAACGGGAAAATTACCGGCATTGACGCAGTGGTCCTGTCTACTCAGCACGCTGAGCATATCGATCAGACCACGCTGAAAGAAGCGGTCATGGAAGAAATCGTTAAGCCTGTATTGCCAGAAGAGTGGCTGACGGCAAATACCAAATACTTTATCAACCCAACTGGGCGCTTCGTTATCGGCGGTCCTATGGGCGACTGTGGCTTAACCGGCCGTAAAATTATCGTTGACACCTACGGCGGCGCGGCTCGCCACGGCGGCGGCGCGTTCTCCGGTAAAGATCCGTCTAAAGTTGACCGCTCAGCGGCCTATGCCGCTCGCTACGTGGCGAAAAACATCGTCGCTGCGGGTCTGGCAGACCGCTGTGAAATTCAGGTTTCCTACGCTATCGGCGTTGCAGAACCGACCTCCATCATGCTGGAAACGTTCGGTACAGAAAAAATCCCCCACGACCGACTGACTCAGCTGGTTCGCGAGCACTTTGACCTGCGTCCGTACGGCCTTATCAGCATGCTGGATCTGATTCAGCCTATCTATAAGCAAACGGCCGCTTATGGTCATTTCGGAAGAGAACAGTTCCCTTGGGAAAAAGTCGATCGCGCAACTATCCTGCGCGAGGCTGCTGGGTTAAAATAA
- the speA gene encoding biosynthetic arginine decarboxylase produces the protein MTNALASKMMRTYNVAHWGGGYYGVNEQGHITVCPDPEMPQAKVDLASLVQEMQDKGQRLPSLFCFPQILQHRLRSINAAFKRARESFGYEGNYFLVYPIKVNQHRRVIEALIQSGEPLGLEAGSKAELMAVLGHAGFTRSVIVCNGYKDREYIRLALMGEKLGHKVYLVIEKMTEIKMVLEEAKRLDVVPRLGVRARLASQGSGKWQASGGDKSKFGLSASQVLSLVETLRTENCLDSLQLLHFHLGSQLSNIRDIATGVRESARFYVELHKLGVNIQCFDVGGGLGVDYEGTRSQSDCSVNYGLNEYANNVIWGIGDACNEHGLPHPTVITESGRAVTAHHTVLVSNVIGVERNEFIVPEQPVEDAPRALSSLWDTWMEMQEPENRRSLREWLHDSQLDLNDVHTQYAHGILDLTQRAYAEQMFLVICHKIQQQLDPSNRAHRPIIDELHERMADKLYVNFSLFQSMPDAWGIDQLFPVLPLSGLDKDPERRAVLLDITCDSDGTIDHYIDGDGMTTTMPMPPYDADNPPLLGFFMVGAYQEILGNMHNLFGDTASVDVFVFSDGSVEVQQSEDGNTVAEMLEYVQLDPKTLMLRYREQIKGAHLSAEMEKQFLQEFEAGLYGYTYLEDE, from the coding sequence ATGACAAACGCTCTGGCAAGCAAGATGATGCGCACTTACAACGTGGCCCACTGGGGCGGCGGTTACTACGGCGTCAATGAGCAAGGGCATATTACTGTATGCCCAGATCCCGAGATGCCACAGGCGAAGGTGGATTTAGCCTCGCTGGTACAGGAGATGCAGGACAAAGGCCAGAGGCTGCCTTCACTGTTCTGCTTCCCTCAAATTCTTCAGCACCGTCTGCGTTCTATTAACGCGGCGTTTAAGAGGGCGCGCGAGTCGTTTGGCTATGAAGGCAACTACTTTCTGGTTTATCCCATTAAGGTCAATCAGCACCGCCGAGTGATTGAAGCACTGATCCAGTCCGGCGAGCCGCTAGGGCTTGAGGCCGGTTCTAAAGCAGAATTGATGGCTGTGTTAGGGCACGCCGGTTTTACCCGTTCAGTGATCGTCTGTAACGGCTATAAGGATCGTGAATATATTCGCCTTGCCCTGATGGGGGAGAAGCTTGGCCATAAGGTTTATCTGGTGATTGAGAAGATGACCGAGATAAAAATGGTGCTGGAAGAGGCTAAGCGTCTGGACGTTGTGCCTCGGCTTGGCGTGCGTGCACGGCTGGCATCTCAGGGATCGGGGAAATGGCAGGCCAGTGGGGGCGACAAGTCAAAGTTTGGCCTGTCAGCTTCTCAGGTACTATCGCTGGTGGAAACACTGCGCACAGAAAACTGTCTGGACAGTCTACAGCTGCTTCATTTTCACCTTGGTTCACAGCTTTCTAACATTCGAGACATCGCGACCGGCGTGCGCGAATCGGCGCGTTTTTATGTCGAGCTTCACAAGCTGGGCGTTAACATACAGTGCTTTGACGTTGGCGGCGGTTTGGGGGTGGACTATGAAGGAACGCGCTCTCAGTCTGACTGTTCGGTGAACTACGGCCTCAACGAATACGCCAACAACGTAATTTGGGGGATTGGTGATGCCTGCAATGAACACGGGCTGCCTCATCCAACGGTGATCACCGAGTCCGGCCGCGCCGTAACGGCACACCACACTGTGTTGGTCTCTAACGTTATCGGTGTCGAGCGCAACGAATTTATTGTTCCTGAACAGCCCGTGGAGGATGCGCCTCGCGCCCTGAGCAGTTTATGGGATACCTGGATGGAGATGCAGGAGCCGGAAAACCGCCGCTCTCTGCGCGAGTGGCTGCATGACAGCCAGTTGGATCTAAACGATGTGCATACCCAATATGCCCACGGCATACTGGATCTGACCCAGCGCGCCTATGCGGAACAGATGTTCTTGGTGATTTGCCATAAAATCCAGCAGCAGTTGGATCCTAGCAATCGTGCCCATCGGCCTATTATTGATGAACTACACGAGCGCATGGCTGACAAGCTTTACGTCAATTTCTCCCTGTTCCAGTCAATGCCCGACGCCTGGGGGATTGACCAGCTGTTTCCGGTACTGCCCCTGAGTGGCTTAGACAAAGACCCAGAGCGCCGCGCCGTTCTGCTGGACATTACCTGTGATTCTGACGGAACTATCGACCACTATATCGACGGTGACGGCATGACAACCACGATGCCGATGCCTCCTTACGATGCAGACAATCCGCCGCTGCTGGGCTTTTTTATGGTGGGTGCCTATCAGGAAATTCTTGGCAATATGCACAACCTGTTTGGCGACACGGCGTCCGTTGACGTGTTCGTGTTTAGCGACGGATCGGTTGAAGTGCAGCAGTCAGAAGATGGCAACACGGTAGCGGAAATGCTGGAGTACGTTCAGCTTGACCCGAAAACCCTGATGCTGCGCTACCGTGAGCAGATTAAGGGCGCGCACCTGAGTGCAGAGATGGAAAAACAGTTCTTGCAGGAATTTGAGGCCGGTCTGTACGGTTACACCTATCTGGAAGACGAGTAG
- the speB gene encoding agmatinase → MNNTLGNRPDNSLVSNAFGFLRFPLHFQPYESDAEWVITGVPFDMATSGRSGARFGPAAIRQVSTHLAWESSRWPWTFSLRDRLKVVDCGDVVFNFGDAQDMSERLQGHAERVLAAGKRMLTFGGDHFVTLPLLRAHAKHFGKMALVHFDAHTDTYANGSKFDHGTMFYHAPNEGLIDPHHSVQIGIRTEHETDNGFTVLDAAQVNDRGVDDVVAQVKRIVGDMPVYLTFDIDCLDPAFAPGTGTPVCGGLTSDRALKILRGLGALNIVGMDVVEVAPAYDSADITALAAATVALDMLYMQAQKKGQ, encoded by the coding sequence ATGAACAACACGCTGGGCAACAGGCCCGATAATTCACTGGTTTCTAATGCTTTTGGCTTTTTGCGCTTTCCCCTTCACTTTCAGCCTTATGAAAGTGATGCAGAATGGGTGATAACCGGCGTGCCGTTTGATATGGCGACGTCAGGCCGCTCGGGGGCGCGCTTTGGGCCAGCAGCCATTCGCCAAGTGTCTACCCATTTGGCCTGGGAATCTTCCCGCTGGCCGTGGACGTTCAGCCTGAGGGATCGCCTGAAGGTGGTGGACTGCGGTGACGTTGTGTTTAACTTTGGCGATGCGCAGGATATGAGCGAGCGGCTGCAAGGCCACGCCGAACGCGTGCTGGCTGCCGGGAAGCGAATGTTGACATTTGGCGGTGACCATTTTGTTACCCTGCCGCTGCTGCGGGCTCACGCTAAGCACTTTGGCAAAATGGCGCTGGTGCACTTCGATGCGCACACAGATACCTACGCCAACGGCAGCAAGTTTGACCATGGCACCATGTTTTATCACGCGCCTAACGAAGGGCTAATCGATCCTCATCATTCAGTTCAGATCGGTATCCGCACTGAGCACGAAACGGACAACGGCTTTACCGTGCTGGACGCGGCGCAGGTGAACGATCGCGGCGTTGACGATGTAGTTGCTCAGGTGAAGCGTATCGTTGGCGATATGCCGGTCTACCTGACGTTTGATATCGACTGCCTCGATCCTGCCTTTGCGCCGGGAACGGGCACTCCAGTATGCGGTGGGCTAACTTCCGATCGCGCGCTGAAAATTCTGCGCGGTCTGGGGGCATTGAATATTGTTGGAATGGACGTGGTTGAAGTGGCTCCAGCCTATGACAGTGCTGATATCACCGCGCTGGCGGCAGCGACGGTTGCGCTGGATATGCTTTATATGCAGGCACAAAAGAAAGGGCAGTAA
- a CDS encoding NADPH-dependent FMN reductase, with product MSQVKKVAVLVGSLRKESINRKIALALADLAPESIQLEIVDIGDLPLYSEDIDAGNPPAAYTAFREKIKAADAVLFVTPEYNRSVPAALKNALDVGSRPYGQSAWSGKPGAVVSASPGAIGGFGANHHLRQSLVFLNIPCMQQPEAYISNAGSIFDEKGQLTERTHSFLKAFIDAYDDWVRVQTRLPK from the coding sequence ATGAGTCAAGTGAAAAAGGTTGCCGTTCTGGTAGGAAGCCTGCGTAAAGAGTCCATTAATCGGAAAATCGCTTTGGCTCTGGCCGATCTGGCGCCAGAGTCCATTCAGCTTGAAATCGTCGACATCGGCGATCTGCCGCTTTATAGCGAAGATATTGATGCAGGCAACCCTCCGGCAGCCTATACGGCCTTCCGTGAAAAAATCAAAGCTGCTGATGCGGTACTGTTCGTTACGCCGGAGTACAACCGCTCGGTTCCCGCCGCGTTAAAAAACGCCCTTGACGTAGGTTCCCGCCCTTATGGGCAAAGTGCATGGAGCGGCAAACCCGGCGCCGTAGTCAGCGCGTCTCCTGGCGCCATTGGCGGCTTTGGTGCCAACCACCACCTTCGCCAGTCGCTGGTCTTTTTGAATATCCCCTGCATGCAGCAGCCGGAAGCCTACATCAGTAATGCAGGCAGCATCTTTGACGAGAAGGGTCAATTAACGGAAAGAACCCATTCGTTTTTAAAAGCGTTTATTGACGCCTACGACGACTGGGTTCGCGTTCAGACTCGTCTTCCTAAGTAG
- a CDS encoding M48 family metalloprotease: MKIRSTLIAATIASATMLAGCQNGSLGDTLLSAVTVSDAEVKSLSDQSCKEMDSQAKIAGKSSKYTKRLNKISKALGNNINGQPLNYKVYLTDDINAWAMANGCIRVYSGLMDKMTDDEVIGVLGHEIGHVELGHTKKAFQVAYAAQFATQAALQYGGKTAAKLNDMQVLDFANALINSQFSQSQESEADGFSYDLLKKKNLKTAPLASAFDKLAAMDGGQSAGLLSSHPGSADRAAAIRARIAADGGK, from the coding sequence ATGAAAATACGTTCTACTTTAATTGCAGCAACTATTGCCTCCGCAACCATGCTGGCAGGCTGCCAGAACGGCAGTCTGGGCGATACCCTCCTCTCCGCCGTTACCGTTAGCGATGCTGAAGTAAAATCTTTGTCTGACCAATCTTGTAAAGAGATGGATTCCCAGGCAAAAATTGCTGGCAAAAGCAGCAAATACACCAAGCGCCTGAACAAGATCTCTAAAGCGCTGGGCAACAACATCAACGGTCAACCTCTGAACTACAAAGTGTACCTGACTGACGATATCAACGCATGGGCGATGGCTAACGGCTGTATCCGCGTTTATAGCGGCCTGATGGACAAGATGACCGACGACGAAGTTATCGGCGTACTGGGCCACGAAATCGGCCACGTTGAGCTGGGCCACACCAAGAAAGCGTTCCAGGTTGCTTATGCAGCTCAGTTCGCTACTCAGGCAGCTCTGCAGTACGGCGGCAAAACCGCTGCTAAGCTGAACGACATGCAGGTTCTGGACTTCGCTAACGCGCTGATCAATTCTCAGTTCTCTCAGTCTCAGGAAAGCGAAGCTGATGGCTTCTCTTACGACCTGCTGAAGAAGAAGAACCTGAAAACAGCACCTCTGGCTTCAGCGTTTGACAAGCTGGCGGCAATGGATGGTGGTCAAAGCGCTGGCCTGCTGAGCTCTCACCCGGGTTCTGCAGATCGTGCAGCAGCTATCCGCGCTCGCATCGCAGCTGACGGCGGCAAGTAA
- the tkt gene encoding transketolase, protein MPSQKELANAIRVLSMDAVQKAKSGHPGAPMGMADIAEVLWRGFLSHNPTNPNWVNRDRFVLSNGHGSMLIYSLLHLSGYDLSIEDLKQFRQLHSRTPGHPEYGYAPGVETTTGPLGQGICNAVGMAIAEKTLAAQFNRPGHDVVDHYTYTFMGDGCMMEGVSHEACSLAGTLKLGKLIAFYDDNGISIDGHVEGWFTDDTAMRFEAYGWHVVRGVDGHDPQALRQAVEAAQKETGKPSLLMCKTVIGFGSPNKAGTHDCHGAPLGDAEVAATREALGWTHAPFDIPADVYAAWDAKEAGKAREQAWNEKLAAYAKAHPELAAEFRRRTSGELPANWQSESTAFIEKLQANPASIASRKASQNALEAFGKVLPEFLGGSADLAPSNLTMWSGSKSIVEDAAGNYIHYGVREFGMSAIMNGIALHGGFIPYGATFLMFMEYARNAVRMAALMKIRSLFVYTHDSIGLGEDGPTHQPVEQMASLRLTPNMRTWRPCDQVESAIAWKSALERQDGPSALIFSRQNLVQQPRTAKQLADAARGGYVLKGCEGTPELLLIATGSEVSLAVDAAEKLAAEGRRVQVVSMPCTEAFDAQDAAYRESVLPSAVTARVAVEAGIADFWYKYVGLNGRIVGMRSFGESAPAEQLFAEFGFTVDNVLTQARELLK, encoded by the coding sequence ATGCCTTCTCAAAAAGAACTCGCCAATGCTATCCGCGTCTTAAGTATGGACGCCGTGCAGAAAGCCAAATCCGGTCACCCCGGCGCCCCCATGGGGATGGCCGACATCGCCGAAGTCCTCTGGCGCGGCTTCCTGAGCCATAACCCGACCAACCCCAACTGGGTTAACCGCGACCGCTTTGTCCTGTCCAACGGTCACGGCTCCATGCTGATTTACAGCCTGCTGCACCTCTCCGGCTACGACCTGTCTATTGAAGACCTCAAGCAGTTCCGCCAGCTCCATTCCCGCACTCCGGGTCACCCAGAGTACGGCTACGCGCCGGGCGTGGAAACCACCACTGGCCCGCTGGGTCAGGGTATCTGTAACGCGGTAGGGATGGCAATTGCCGAGAAAACTCTGGCGGCACAGTTCAACCGCCCGGGTCACGACGTGGTTGACCACTACACCTATACCTTCATGGGTGACGGCTGCATGATGGAGGGCGTGTCTCACGAGGCCTGCTCTCTGGCGGGCACGCTGAAGCTGGGCAAGCTGATTGCCTTCTACGATGACAACGGCATTTCTATTGACGGCCACGTTGAGGGCTGGTTTACGGACGACACCGCCATGCGTTTTGAAGCCTACGGCTGGCACGTGGTGCGCGGCGTAGACGGCCACGACCCGCAGGCGCTGCGTCAGGCCGTGGAAGCGGCACAGAAAGAGACCGGCAAGCCGTCTCTGCTGATGTGTAAAACCGTGATTGGCTTTGGCTCGCCGAACAAGGCCGGTACCCACGACTGCCACGGCGCCCCGCTGGGCGACGCGGAAGTGGCGGCCACTCGCGAAGCGCTGGGCTGGACACACGCCCCGTTTGATATTCCGGCTGACGTTTACGCCGCCTGGGATGCCAAAGAAGCCGGTAAAGCCCGCGAACAGGCGTGGAATGAGAAGCTGGCAGCCTATGCCAAGGCGCATCCTGAGCTGGCGGCCGAGTTCCGCCGTCGCACCTCCGGCGAGCTGCCGGCCAACTGGCAAAGCGAGTCAACGGCGTTTATCGAAAAGCTGCAGGCCAACCCGGCCTCTATCGCCAGCCGTAAAGCCTCTCAGAACGCGCTGGAAGCGTTCGGCAAGGTGCTGCCGGAGTTCCTGGGCGGTTCCGCTGACCTGGCGCCGAGCAATCTGACCATGTGGTCGGGCTCGAAGTCCATCGTGGAAGACGCGGCGGGCAACTACATTCACTACGGCGTGCGCGAGTTCGGCATGTCGGCCATCATGAACGGTATCGCCCTGCACGGCGGGTTTATTCCCTACGGCGCGACCTTCCTGATGTTTATGGAGTACGCCCGCAACGCAGTACGCATGGCGGCGCTGATGAAAATCCGCAGCCTGTTTGTTTACACTCACGACTCCATTGGTCTGGGTGAAGACGGCCCGACTCACCAGCCGGTTGAGCAGATGGCCAGCCTGCGCTTAACGCCGAACATGCGCACCTGGCGCCCCTGTGACCAGGTGGAATCGGCGATTGCGTGGAAGTCAGCGCTGGAGCGTCAGGACGGCCCAAGCGCGCTTATCTTCTCGCGCCAGAATCTGGTGCAGCAGCCTCGTACGGCGAAGCAGCTGGCAGACGCGGCGCGCGGTGGTTACGTGCTGAAGGGCTGTGAAGGCACACCGGAGCTGCTGCTGATTGCGACCGGTTCAGAAGTGAGCCTGGCGGTGGACGCGGCCGAGAAACTGGCCGCAGAAGGCCGTCGCGTACAGGTTGTTTCCATGCCCTGTACGGAAGCGTTTGACGCGCAGGATGCGGCCTACCGTGAATCCGTGCTGCCTTCAGCGGTCACAGCGCGCGTTGCTGTGGAAGCGGGCATTGCTGACTTCTGGTACAAGTACGTTGGCCTGAACGGCCGCATCGTTGGCATGCGCTCGTTCGGTGAATCTGCACCAGCAGAGCAGCTGTTTGCCGAGTTTGGCTTCACGGTCGACAACGTGCTGACGCAGGCTCGTGAGCTGTTGAAGTAA
- the pgk gene encoding phosphoglycerate kinase, with product MTVIKMTDLDLAGKRVLIRADLNVPVKEGKVTSDARIRASLPTIELALKQGACVMVTSHLGRPTEGEYNEEFSLLPVVNYLKDNLKSPVRLAKDYLDGVDVAQGELVVLENVRFNKGEKKDEETLSKKYAALCDVFVMDAFGTAHRAQASTHGVAKFAPVACAGPLLSAELEALGKALDKPARPMVAIVGGSKVSTKLTVLDSLSKIADQLVVGGGIANTFIAAQGHNVGKSLYEADLISEAKKLMETCHIPVPTDVRVATEFSETAPAVMKSVADIKDDEQVLDLGDASAQELADILKNAKTILWNGPVGVFEFPNFRKGTEIVAQAIAESDAFSIAGGGDTLAAIDLFGIADKISYISTGGGAFLEFVEGKPLPAVVMLEARAKE from the coding sequence ATGACTGTAATTAAGATGACCGATCTGGATCTGGCCGGTAAACGCGTTCTGATCCGTGCTGACCTTAACGTTCCCGTCAAAGAGGGCAAAGTGACCTCTGATGCCCGAATTCGTGCCTCTTTACCGACGATTGAACTGGCCCTTAAGCAGGGTGCCTGTGTAATGGTGACTTCTCACCTAGGTCGCCCGACAGAAGGTGAGTACAACGAAGAGTTTTCTCTGCTGCCGGTTGTCAACTATCTGAAAGATAACCTGAAATCCCCAGTTCGTCTGGCGAAAGACTATCTGGACGGCGTAGACGTCGCTCAGGGCGAGCTGGTTGTGCTGGAAAACGTGCGCTTTAACAAGGGTGAGAAGAAAGACGAAGAGACGCTGTCCAAGAAGTACGCCGCACTGTGCGACGTGTTTGTTATGGACGCCTTCGGCACTGCTCACCGCGCGCAGGCTTCAACTCACGGCGTCGCAAAGTTTGCTCCAGTAGCCTGTGCCGGACCTCTGCTGTCTGCCGAGCTGGAAGCTCTGGGTAAAGCGCTGGACAAGCCAGCTCGTCCGATGGTAGCTATCGTTGGTGGTTCTAAAGTATCCACTAAGCTGACCGTGCTGGATTCCCTGTCTAAAATCGCTGATCAGCTGGTTGTTGGCGGCGGTATTGCCAACACCTTTATTGCTGCACAGGGCCATAACGTAGGTAAATCCCTGTACGAAGCAGATCTGATTTCTGAAGCGAAAAAGCTGATGGAAACCTGTCATATTCCTGTTCCGACTGACGTTCGCGTGGCAACTGAGTTTTCTGAAACCGCGCCTGCGGTCATGAAATCCGTCGCGGATATTAAAGATGATGAGCAGGTGCTGGATCTGGGCGATGCTTCCGCTCAGGAACTGGCTGACATCCTGAAAAACGCAAAAACCATTCTGTGGAACGGCCCGGTTGGCGTCTTTGAGTTCCCTAACTTCCGTAAGGGCACTGAGATTGTTGCTCAGGCTATCGCTGAAAGCGATGCTTTCTCTATCGCTGGCGGCGGTGACACACTGGCGGCTATCGATCTGTTCGGCATTGCTGACAAGATTTCCTACATCTCTACCGGCGGCGGCGCGTTCCTTGAGTTCGTTGAGGGCAAACCGCTTCCTGCCGTAGTGATGCTGGAAGCGAGAGCAAAAGAGTAA
- the fbaA gene encoding class II fructose-bisphosphate aldolase — protein MSKIFDFVKPGVVTGDDVQKIFSVAKENNFALPAVNCVGTDSINAVLEAAAKVRAPVIIQFSNGGAQFIAGKGMKLEGQGAAIVGAISGAKHVHQVAEYYGVPVILHTDHCAKKLLPWLDGLLDAGEKHFAETGKPLFSSHMIDLSEESLEENIEICSKYLARMAKIGMTLEIELGCTGGEEDGVDNSHLDNSALYTQPEDVDYAYQKLSAISPRFTIAASFGNVHGVYKPGNVKLTPKILHNSQEYVSKKHGLPHNSLDFVFHGGSGSSAEEIKEAVGYGVVKMNIDTDTQWATWEGILNYYKKNEGYLQGQLGNPEGDDKPNKKYYDPRAWLRAAQSTMIVRLEQAFKELNCVDVL, from the coding sequence ATGTCTAAAATTTTTGATTTCGTAAAACCAGGCGTAGTGACTGGTGATGATGTTCAGAAAATCTTCAGCGTTGCTAAAGAGAATAACTTCGCGCTGCCTGCGGTTAACTGCGTCGGCACTGACTCAATCAACGCTGTTCTTGAAGCAGCAGCTAAAGTTCGCGCCCCGGTTATCATTCAGTTTTCTAACGGCGGCGCACAGTTCATCGCCGGTAAAGGCATGAAGCTGGAAGGTCAAGGTGCGGCAATCGTCGGCGCTATTTCCGGTGCCAAGCACGTTCATCAAGTTGCCGAATACTACGGCGTACCGGTTATTCTTCACACCGACCACTGCGCGAAAAAGCTGCTGCCTTGGTTAGACGGCCTGCTGGACGCCGGTGAGAAGCACTTTGCCGAAACCGGTAAGCCTCTGTTCTCTTCCCATATGATCGATCTGTCAGAAGAGTCTCTGGAAGAAAACATTGAGATTTGCAGCAAGTACCTTGCCCGCATGGCAAAAATTGGTATGACGCTGGAAATTGAACTTGGCTGCACCGGTGGTGAAGAAGACGGCGTAGACAACAGCCACCTCGATAACTCTGCGCTGTACACTCAGCCAGAAGACGTCGACTACGCCTATCAGAAGCTGAGCGCTATTAGCCCTCGCTTCACTATTGCCGCCTCTTTCGGCAACGTCCACGGTGTTTATAAGCCGGGTAACGTCAAGTTGACGCCAAAGATTCTGCACAACTCTCAGGAGTACGTGTCCAAGAAACACGGCCTGCCGCACAACAGCCTGGACTTCGTGTTCCACGGCGGTTCCGGTTCTTCTGCTGAAGAAATCAAAGAAGCAGTGGGCTACGGTGTGGTCAAAATGAATATCGATACTGACACCCAGTGGGCAACTTGGGAAGGTATCTTGAACTACTACAAAAAGAACGAAGGCTACTTGCAGGGCCAGCTGGGCAACCCAGAGGGTGACGACAAGCCGAACAAGAAGTACTACGACCCGCGTGCCTGGCTGCGTGCTGCCCAGTCTACGATGATTGTTCGTTTAGAGCAGGCGTTTAAAGAACTGAACTGCGTAGACGTTCTCTAA
- a CDS encoding SEL1-like repeat protein produces MKKIIKLLLTVGLMSSIFCSVSKADTQQLQNRAQQGDSESQFELANIYSKGQGIKKDLQLARFWFEKAAIQGVVKAQYNLGLMYERGAGGGKDIQKAQRWFEKAAEQGLAEAQLSLGMTYYWPEIGIPQDYLQARQWFEKAAEQGNALAQFGLGMMYFEGEGVSKDYSQAQQWYRKAAEQGLSLAQLNLGFMYYKGQGVSQDYLQAKQWIEKAALQEHARAQSELGILYYKGHGVTQDYQQAKQWFEKAIQKEHAESYTRLGTMYYKGHGVQQDRQQVSQLFQKGCQAGDKLGCEMFNELN; encoded by the coding sequence ATGAAAAAAATAATAAAGCTATTGCTCACCGTCGGGCTCATGTCGAGTATTTTTTGTTCTGTATCTAAAGCGGATACTCAACAGCTTCAAAATAGAGCCCAGCAGGGCGATTCGGAATCTCAGTTTGAGCTTGCTAACATATATAGTAAGGGGCAGGGCATTAAGAAAGACCTGCAACTAGCTAGATTCTGGTTCGAAAAGGCTGCCATCCAAGGTGTTGTAAAAGCGCAATATAATCTTGGCCTTATGTATGAAAGAGGAGCGGGCGGCGGGAAAGATATTCAGAAGGCTCAGCGTTGGTTTGAAAAAGCAGCAGAGCAGGGGCTTGCGGAAGCACAGCTTAGCCTGGGCATGACATACTATTGGCCAGAGATCGGCATCCCCCAAGACTACTTACAGGCCAGACAGTGGTTTGAAAAAGCGGCGGAACAGGGGAATGCGCTTGCGCAGTTTGGCCTTGGGATGATGTATTTCGAAGGAGAAGGCGTTTCAAAAGATTATTCGCAAGCTCAACAGTGGTACAGAAAGGCAGCCGAACAAGGGCTTTCGTTAGCACAGCTTAACCTTGGCTTTATGTATTATAAAGGACAGGGTGTTTCACAAGATTATTTACAAGCTAAACAGTGGATTGAAAAAGCTGCCCTACAAGAGCATGCAAGGGCACAGTCTGAGCTTGGCATTTTATACTATAAAGGACATGGCGTTACCCAAGACTACCAGCAGGCCAAGCAGTGGTTCGAAAAAGCTATTCAGAAAGAGCATGCGGAATCCTACACACGCCTAGGCACAATGTACTACAAAGGGCACGGTGTTCAACAAGATAGGCAGCAGGTTAGCCAGCTGTTTCAAAAAGGCTGTCAGGCAGGGGATAAGCTTGGGTGTGAAATGTTTAATGAGCTGAATTAA